The following are from one region of the Nicotiana tabacum cultivar K326 chromosome 3, ASM71507v2, whole genome shotgun sequence genome:
- the LOC107774532 gene encoding putative F-box protein At1g49610, with protein sequence MSESEGEHEENLDYDSPRYSPYSPRYSPASPRYSPSPSPYNSDQSYYGGKCHKTEKTDRISALPDSLILHILSSLDMGEVVRTGVLSKRWHLLWTSQQSLIFSYSGQHVNGIYKFVIFIDNTLLLCRSGMVKKFSVDFIYSKRFVRHVNRWMIFIKNKLVEELDLNLRSRGNLIEIYNLPQIMYFDVRLRHLSLCNCNLVPKEEIYWPALRDLEIGYAELNRDVIKKICSGCRALESLKFRSCYGVDYFDIDSKSVKKLVIHEYGRQNHDDADDDDDELGIYARNVTSLEICGYFHKRILVLEDVKALLDAKLDFYRNTDDYEIEREFRTDQNMLKNLLVSLQHVEKLSIGTWCLQVLTSLEIRNLPCPRMRCKYLTLNTPMKKWELPGIAILLQSCPQVEMLHINTESAFEEYHFGSHFKNSNDFNGENYWISRPCWVLHLKTLRIHGYEWWDGDEYILSFLQVVLKNGMVLQKIIIDFFEINSYEKLTKKLLSFPRSSREAVILFSS encoded by the exons ATGTCTGAATCAGAAGGAGAACATGAAGAAAACCTGGATTATGATTCTCCACGATACTCTCCCTATTCTCCACGATACTCTCCCGCTTCTCCAAGATACTCTCCCTCTCCTTCTCCTTATAATTCTGATCAATCCTACTATGGTGGGAAATGTCATAAAACCGAAAAAACTGATCGAATTAGCGCCTTGCCAGATTCTTTGATACTTCACATCCTCTCTTCCTTGGACATGGGTGAAGTAGTACGAACTGGGGTTTTGTCAAAAAGGTGGCACCTCTTGTGGACTTCACAACAATCCCTAATTTTCAGTTACTCCGGCCAACATGTTAATGGTATATATAAATTCGTTATCTTTATTGATAATACACTACTTCTTTGCCGGTCTGGTATGGTCAAAAAGTTTTCGGTCGATTTTATTTACAGCAAACGCTTTGTTCGACACGTTAATAGATGGATGATATTCATTAAAAATAAACTTGTGGAGGAGCTGGATCTGAATCTTAGGTCACGAGGTAATTTGATTGAGATTTACAATTTACCCCAGATTATGTACTTCGATGTCCGTTTACGACATCTTAGTTTGTGCAATTGCAATCTTGTACCAAAAGAAGAAATTTATTGGCCTGCCCTTAGGGATTTAGAAATTGGATATGCTGAATTGAACCGAGATGTTATTAAAAAGATTTGTTCTGGATGTCGTGCGCTGGAGTCTCTCAAGTTTAGGAGTTGTTATGGGGTTGATTATTTTGATATTGATTCCAAAAGTGTGAAGAAGTTGGTGATCCATGAATATGGGCGACAAAACCATGATGatgctgatgatgatgatgacgagcTGGGAATATATGCTAGGAATGTTACTTCGCTGGAAATTTGCGGTTATTTTCATAaaagaatacttgttcttgagGATGTAAAAGCTCTACTCGATGCTAAGCTAGATTTCTATAGGAATACAGATGACTATGAAATCGAACGTGAATTTAGGACTGACCAGAATATGTTAAAAAATCTCCTTGTATCACTCCAGCATGTTGAGAAACTCTCCATTGGGACATGGTGTCTGCAG GTCCTTACGTCATTGGAGATCAGAAATTTGCCATGCCCCAGAATGAGATGCAAATACTTGACATTAAACACTCCTATGAAGAAATGGGAGCTCCCTGGAATAGCAATCCTTCTACAAAGCTGTCCTCAGGTTGAGATGTTGCACATAAACACAGAATCTGCATTCGAAGAG TATCATTTTGGGTCGCATTTTAAGAATTCTAATGACTTCAATGGAGAAAATTACTGGATATCAAGACCTTGCTGGGTGCTGCATCTCAAGACTTTAAGGATTCACGGCTACGAGTGGTGGGACGGGGATGAGTACATCCTTTCTTTTCTGCAAGTTGTTCTAAAGAATGGAATGGTGCTTCAGAAAATCATCATTGATTTCTTCGAAATCAACTCCTATGAAAAACTTACAAAGAAGTTGCTAAGTTTTCCCAGGTCGTCAAGGGAAGCTGTCATTCTCTTCTCTAGTTGA
- the LOC107774533 gene encoding putative F-box protein At1g49610: MGVASDRFSSLPDSVLLHILSFLPFDDVVRTTLLCKQWRPLWSFSTSLNFIHRPKDFISLKKFASFVDKSLINLHCNNSSISKLHLDFPFKRCFSSDVTVWVLFAITHKVKELNLILSSDAEDLYKLPKRLFSNPFIEKVNWVGCKFDKVEVFRWDSLRELRIGSIEFCDDMVRKVVFGSPCLELLELDNCWGFKRLDLVGGKVSKLVVNGYNGEAVKKNSMLLDFEVVEIEAPCVKVLELKGCFRRMNNIQLKNVMSCVSVKLDFQFTKDEERVNYVDMLMGMIGSLRHVKDVMLGTWCIEVMSSWPMNILPFSMSSYECLTLHTPIQERYLPGIVRILQSSSNLRTLIIHMAPPYFEFEACFIPIVYDVYSVGGRCQLSMLSKNCGLHLKKIRICCFEGMRSGQEVLFLRDLLLVCANLEEMVIEWRSGHQNSSIRDASDEFVAESLLMVQKRSRNAVILFNN; encoded by the exons atgGGTGTAGCTTCAGACCGATTCTCTTCGTTGCCGGACTCAGTTCTGCTTCACATTCTCTCTTTTCTCCCCTTCGACGACGTCGTTCGCACCACCCTCCTCTGCAAGCAATGGAGACCTCTCTGGTCCTTCTCCACCTCCCTCAATTTCATTCACCGTCCCAAAGATTTCATCTCTTTGAAAAAATTCGCTTCTTTTGTTGACAAATCCCTTATAAACTTGCACTGTAACAACAGCAGCATATCAAAACTCCACCTTGATTTCCCCTTCAAACGGTGTTTCTCATCCGATGTTACTGTCTGGGTCCTTTTTGCCATCACCCATAAAGTCAAAGAACTCAACTTGATTTTATCCAGTGATGCTGAGGATCTGTATAAGTTGCCTAAGAGATTATTTTCAAACCCTTTTATtgaaaaagtgaattgggttggTTGTAAGTTTGATAAAGTTGAGGTTTTCAGATGGGATTCTTTGAGGGAATTAAGAATTGGGTCGATCGAATTTTGTGATGATATGGTGAGGAAAGTTGTTTTTGGGAGCCCGTGTTTGGAGTTGTTGGAGTTGGATAATTGTTGGGGTTTTAAGCGTTTGGATTTGGTCGGTGGAAAAGTGAGTAAATTGGTGGTGAATGGGTATAATGGGGAAGCAGTGAAGAAGAATAGTATGTTATTGGATTTTGAAGTAGTGGAAATTGAAGCACCTTGTGTTAAGGTGTTGGAGTTAAAGGGATGTTTTAGAAGAATGAATAATATTCAGTTGAAGAATGTGATGAGTTGTGTTTCTGTTAAGCTTGATTTTCAGTTTACTAAGGATGAGGAACGTGTCAACTATGTTGATATGTTGATGGGCATGATTGGGAGTTTAAGGCATGTCAAGGATGTTATGTTAGGGACATGGTGCATTGAG GTCATGTCATCTTGGCCTATGAACATTTTGCCGTTTTCCATGAGCAGTTATGAGTGTTTGACACTGCATACTCCCATCCAGGAGCGGTATCTCCCTGGCATTGTACGCATACTACAAAGTTCTTCCAACCTTCGGACGTTAATCATACATATGGCCCCACCCTACTTTGAGTTTGAG GCTTGCTTTATTCCAATTGTATATGATGTTTACTCTGTTGGAGGAAGGTGTCAACTGTCTATGCTTTCTAAAAATTGTGGTCTTCACCTTAAAAAGATTAGGATTTGTTGCTTCGAAGGAATGCGTTCTGGTCAAGAAGTCCTGTTCCTGCGCGATCTTCTTTTGGTATGTGCTAACCTTGAGGAGATGGTTATTGAATGGAGATCTGGACACCAGAACTCCTCGATTCGTGATGCATCAGATGAGTTTGTGGCTGAAAGTTTATTAATGGTGCAAAAACGCTCAAGGAATGCAGTGATTTTG